From the Psychrilyobacter piezotolerans genome, one window contains:
- a CDS encoding glycosyltransferase codes for MDKIKISVIIPVYNVDEYLEECLETVYRQTLKELEVILVDDGSTDYSLKILKEYKIKYPKKTKLIIKENGGQSSARNLGLKSASGEYISFIDSDDFIDYDMFKIMYEKAKKNDLDIVQCLYENYFVENLEKNFPYKFIEYNSEVLSGIDYFELDPAVGPCDKLYKREFLNKLNFCFKEGIFAEDALALPQLFYKAKKVKFINKVLYFYRRERMGSTTNSINVINSIKLVEDKFYVVKELEKFRLEKKWNGNISRIIIANIVTPFLKKEMKQKEYRKKIFKEFKSKKILFIFFKNINFKIIKKLIKLFLVRIREEGKI; via the coding sequence ATGGATAAAATTAAAATATCTGTAATTATTCCTGTGTATAATGTGGATGAGTATCTAGAAGAATGTTTAGAGACTGTATACAGACAAACTTTAAAAGAATTAGAAGTTATATTGGTTGATGATGGTTCAACAGATTATAGTTTGAAAATTCTGAAAGAGTATAAAATTAAATATCCTAAAAAGACAAAATTAATAATAAAAGAAAATGGTGGACAATCATCAGCAAGAAATTTGGGTTTAAAAAGTGCTAGTGGTGAGTATATATCATTTATAGATAGTGATGATTTTATAGATTATGATATGTTTAAAATTATGTATGAAAAAGCAAAAAAAAATGATTTAGATATAGTGCAATGCTTGTATGAAAATTATTTTGTTGAAAATTTAGAAAAAAATTTTCCATATAAGTTTATAGAATATAATAGTGAAGTATTATCAGGTATTGATTATTTTGAATTAGATCCTGCTGTGGGACCATGTGATAAACTTTATAAAAGAGAGTTTTTGAATAAATTAAATTTTTGTTTTAAAGAAGGAATTTTTGCCGAAGATGCACTAGCTTTACCTCAATTATTTTATAAAGCAAAAAAAGTAAAATTTATAAATAAAGTTTTATATTTTTATAGAAGAGAAAGAATGGGTTCAACAACTAATTCCATAAATGTCATAAATAGTATTAAATTAGTCGAAGATAAATTTTATGTAGTGAAAGAACTTGAAAAATTTAGATTAGAGAAAAAATGGAATGGTAATATATCAAGAATAATTATTGCAAACATCGTAACTCCATTTTTAAAAAAAGAGATGAAACAAAAAGAATATAGAAAAAAAATATTTAAAGAATTTAAATCAAAAAAAATATTATTTATATTTTTTAAGAATATAAATTTTAAAATTATAAAAAAATTAATAAAATTATTTCTAGTAAGAATCAGGGAAGAAGGGAAAATATGA
- a CDS encoding glycosyltransferase — protein sequence MKCLYVGYESDKTGGGIVSDTNFKSLIEVFGERKLDQFIIKKNPNKIKKIFQLLILRGVGLTRKDENLLMEKIEQNKYNYIFFDGSLNGGMILKIKRYYKTIKIITFFHNIDYKYIKEKIKIEGKKNIILLPSVYYNEKLSAKYSDKIILLNKRDGKELNKIYKRDNYKIIPLSLKDRFNKNKIENYEIDYLFVGSNFFANVEGITWFIENVMPHVQGKLKIIGKGMECLKDQYTRNNVEIIGTVENVDEFYYKTKVVVCPIFSGSGMKTKTTEAMMFGKLIYGTTEAFEGFDIDCSLVGGNCNSKDEFIEKLMSDFKKSKNESRKIYLEKYSFKSYVKNMRKVFNEVGYNG from the coding sequence ATGAAGTGTTTATATGTTGGTTATGAAAGTGATAAAACTGGAGGAGGTATTGTAAGTGATACAAATTTTAAGTCGCTAATTGAGGTTTTTGGTGAAAGAAAATTGGATCAATTTATAATAAAAAAGAACCCTAATAAAATAAAAAAAATATTTCAACTTTTAATACTTCGTGGTGTAGGTTTAACTAGAAAAGATGAAAATCTACTAATGGAAAAAATAGAACAAAACAAGTATAATTATATTTTTTTTGATGGTTCTTTAAATGGTGGAATGATTTTGAAGATAAAAAGATATTATAAAACTATAAAAATAATAACTTTTTTTCATAATATTGATTATAAATATATAAAAGAAAAGATAAAGATCGAGGGTAAGAAAAATATTATTTTACTTCCTTCAGTATATTATAATGAAAAACTATCAGCGAAATATTCGGACAAAATAATTTTATTAAATAAGCGTGATGGAAAAGAGCTAAACAAAATTTATAAAAGAGATAATTACAAAATAATTCCATTATCATTAAAAGATAGGTTTAACAAAAATAAAATAGAAAATTATGAAATTGATTACTTGTTTGTTGGATCTAATTTTTTTGCAAATGTCGAAGGGATAACCTGGTTTATTGAGAATGTTATGCCACATGTACAGGGGAAATTAAAAATAATAGGAAAAGGAATGGAGTGTTTAAAAGATCAATATACAAGAAATAACGTTGAAATTATCGGGACAGTAGAAAATGTGGATGAGTTTTATTATAAAACTAAAGTTGTTGTTTGTCCAATTTTTTCTGGATCTGGAATGAAAACAAAAACAACAGAGGCAATGATGTTTGGAAAACTTATTTATGGAACAACAGAAGCTTTTGAAGGGTTTGATATTGATTGTTCATTGGTTGGTGGAAATTGTAACTCTAAAGATGAATTTATAGAAAAATTAATGAGTGATTTCAAAAAATCTAAAAATGAATCAAGAAAAATCTATCTAGAGAAGTACTCTTTTAAAAGCTATGTGAAAAATATGAGAAAAGTATTTAATGAGGTGGGATATAATGGATAA
- a CDS encoding glycosyltransferase family 2 protein: MEELVSIITPLYNAEKYIEATINSVQGQTYKNWEMIIVDDCSKDNSYNLVVKLAEQEKRIKLIENKANSGVTKTRNKGIELAKGKYIAFLDADDLWKKEKLEKQISFMKKNKVLISYTGYEKINENGTIRGEIKVPKNVTYHESLKGNIMGCLTVIYNCEKLGKKYFKELKMSEDHVLWLEILKDTDSYGVEESLAQYRVLGNSRSSSKIDAIKFQWEINRKIEKLTRIESVYYFINYLWYGYRRYKV, from the coding sequence ATGGAAGAATTAGTATCAATAATAACTCCGTTGTATAATGCAGAAAAATATATTGAAGCAACAATAAATTCTGTACAAGGTCAAACTTATAAAAATTGGGAAATGATTATAGTAGATGATTGTTCAAAAGATAATAGCTATAATTTGGTTGTTAAATTAGCAGAGCAAGAAAAGAGAATAAAGCTTATTGAAAATAAAGCAAATAGTGGTGTAACTAAGACTAGAAATAAGGGAATAGAATTAGCTAAAGGAAAATATATAGCTTTTTTAGATGCGGATGATCTTTGGAAAAAAGAAAAATTAGAAAAACAGATATCTTTTATGAAAAAAAATAAAGTTTTAATTTCCTATACGGGATATGAAAAGATAAATGAAAATGGGACTATAAGGGGAGAAATAAAAGTTCCTAAAAATGTTACTTATCACGAATCTTTAAAGGGAAATATAATGGGGTGTTTAACTGTTATTTATAATTGCGAAAAATTAGGGAAAAAATATTTTAAAGAATTGAAAATGAGCGAAGATCATGTATTATGGTTAGAAATTTTAAAAGATACAGATAGTTATGGAGTGGAAGAATCATTAGCTCAATATAGGGTATTGGGAAACTCTAGATCTAGTAGTAAAATAGATGCTATTAAATTTCAATGGGAAATAAATAGAAAAATAGAAAAATTAACTCGAATTGAAAGTGTTTATTACTTTATAAATTATTTATGGTATGGATATAGGAGATATAAAGTTTAG